A DNA window from Acidimicrobiia bacterium contains the following coding sequences:
- a CDS encoding acyl-CoA dehydrogenase family protein, giving the protein MNLAFTAEEQAFAVEVRAWMAEHLELPAPFDSLDEEVEWGRRWQATLARDRWVGIQWPVEYGGRGASPVQVAILNMEYARARAPQPVNRVGVNNVGPTLLAFGTDEQKHRWLPAILDASELWCQLFSEPGAGSDLASLATRATAVEGGWLVSGQKVWTSYAQWSRWGICLARTDPDGPPHRGISYLVIDLDSPGVDVRPLVQLTGEAEFNEVFLDEVYVPADQLVGGLHQGWMVASTTLSHERGTVFAFKEQVVHEAYLDELYRLAHDQGVLDRVEAADGLAQSFVELRVLRLHNWRTLSRLARGTEPGPETSWVKLAWSDMTQHLSSHAVELCGEAAPLWRGAHDLPGGGKWQRQWLWSGAASIAGGTSEVQKNIVSERILGLPRG; this is encoded by the coding sequence GTGAACCTGGCCTTCACGGCCGAGGAGCAGGCCTTCGCCGTTGAGGTCCGGGCCTGGATGGCCGAGCACCTCGAGCTGCCGGCGCCGTTCGACTCGCTCGACGAGGAGGTCGAGTGGGGTCGCCGCTGGCAGGCCACGCTGGCTCGGGACCGGTGGGTCGGGATCCAGTGGCCCGTCGAGTACGGGGGGCGGGGCGCGTCGCCGGTGCAGGTGGCGATCCTCAACATGGAGTACGCGCGCGCACGGGCCCCCCAGCCGGTGAACCGGGTGGGCGTCAACAACGTCGGCCCGACGCTCCTGGCCTTCGGCACGGACGAGCAGAAGCACCGCTGGCTGCCGGCGATCCTCGACGCCAGCGAGCTGTGGTGCCAGCTGTTCTCGGAGCCGGGCGCCGGCTCGGACCTCGCCTCGCTCGCCACCCGGGCCACCGCCGTCGAGGGCGGCTGGCTGGTGTCGGGCCAGAAGGTGTGGACGAGCTACGCCCAGTGGTCGCGGTGGGGGATCTGCCTGGCCCGTACCGACCCCGACGGACCCCCGCACCGCGGGATCTCGTACCTGGTCATCGACCTCGACAGCCCCGGCGTGGACGTTCGCCCGCTCGTCCAGCTCACCGGCGAGGCCGAGTTCAACGAGGTGTTCCTGGACGAGGTGTACGTGCCCGCCGACCAGCTCGTCGGCGGCCTGCACCAGGGCTGGATGGTCGCCAGCACGACCCTGTCCCACGAGCGCGGCACCGTCTTCGCCTTCAAGGAGCAGGTCGTCCACGAGGCGTACCTCGACGAGCTCTACCGCCTGGCCCACGACCAGGGCGTCCTCGACCGCGTCGAGGCCGCCGACGGGCTCGCCCAGTCGTTCGTCGAGCTGCGAGTCCTCCGGCTGCACAACTGGCGAACCCTCTCGCGGCTCGCCCGCGGCACCGAGCCCGGACCCGAGACGAGCTGGGTCAAGCTGGCGTGGAGCGACATGACCCAGCACCTCTCGAGCCACGCCGTCGAGCTCTGCGGCGAGGCCGCGCCCCTCTGGCGCGGCGCGCACGACCTGCCCGGCGGCGGCAAGTGGCAGCGCCAGTGGCTCTGGAGCGGCGCGGCGTCGATCGCCGGCGGGACCTCCGAGGTGCAGAAGAACATCGTCAGCGAGCGCATCCTCGGGCTGCCGCGGGGGTAG
- a CDS encoding HAD family hydrolase, translated as MGTVSAILFDFYGTLAEATQWVSIDVVLAEHGYELPVDVRDRWWNDGIDGIEHLEHSHSRDHYVAWQRERLLGMLSETDVHPGEYEVILEKLRQGTETRVLEPYPDAHPVLDALRRCGTALAICSNWDWDLLDALEEVGVRDRVDVVVSSAWAGARKPHPRIFEHTLDKLGVGAADALFVGDTWGPDVVGPRAVGMTALYLRREGRWPDDAAPDDPAAEGVPSAPDLTAVLDLVEEGA; from the coding sequence GTGGGGACTGTCAGCGCGATCCTCTTCGACTTCTACGGAACGCTCGCCGAGGCGACCCAGTGGGTCTCCATCGACGTGGTGCTCGCCGAGCACGGGTACGAGCTCCCGGTTGACGTTCGGGACCGGTGGTGGAACGACGGCATCGACGGGATCGAGCACCTCGAGCATTCCCATAGCCGTGACCACTACGTGGCCTGGCAACGCGAGCGGCTCCTCGGGATGCTCTCCGAGACGGACGTGCACCCGGGCGAGTACGAGGTGATCCTCGAGAAGCTGCGCCAGGGGACCGAGACGAGGGTGCTCGAGCCGTACCCCGACGCGCACCCGGTGCTCGATGCACTCCGCCGCTGCGGCACCGCCCTCGCGATCTGTTCGAACTGGGACTGGGACCTGCTCGACGCACTCGAGGAGGTGGGGGTGCGAGACCGCGTCGACGTGGTCGTGTCGTCGGCGTGGGCCGGCGCTCGGAAGCCTCACCCACGGATCTTCGAGCACACCCTGGACAAGCTCGGTGTCGGTGCTGCCGACGCACTGTTCGTGGGCGACACCTGGGGGCCCGACGTCGTCGGTCCTCGGGCCGTCGGGATGACGGCCCTGTACCTTCGGCGGGAGGGCCGTTGGCCCGACGACGCCGCACCCGACGACCCGGCGGCCGAAGGGGTCCCGTCAGCCCCCGACCTCACCGCCGTGCTCGACCTCGTGGAGGAGGGGGCATGA
- a CDS encoding arylsulfatase — translation MAEKRPNILVLFGDDIGWWNISYNSRGQMGYHTPNIDRIANEGIAFTDYYGQQSCTAGRAAFITGQNPIRTGLTKVGMPGADVGLQAEDPTIAEMLKPLGYATGQFGKNHLGDKNAYLPTAHGFDEFFGNLYHLNAEEEPELPDYPTDPSFRERFGPRGVMHSWATDTEDPTDDPRWGKVGKQKIENTGPLTIERMGTVDDEITEAALGWIDKTHQEGKPFFLWYNTTAMHFRTHITEKTRGKSDGQGDYADRMVEHDENIGKMLDKLDELGIAEETIVIYTTDNGPHYNSWPDGGITPFAHEKDTNWEGAWRVPAFVRWPAKLEAGTVLNGIVTHQDWAVTLLAAAGVPDIKDKLLHGYEMDSKTFKVHLDGWNMLPYFMGDVADSPRPFFFYFSDDGDVIAVRFGDWKMTLREQRAKQLSCWIEPFVPLRIPHIFNLRRDPFERALENSNTYYDWMLSHAFLLYEMQAIVAGQAQEFTEFPPRQRPASFNLDAVMAQVTTALTEHH, via the coding sequence GTGGCTGAGAAACGACCAAACATCCTGGTTCTGTTCGGCGATGACATCGGCTGGTGGAACATCAGCTACAACAGCCGTGGCCAGATGGGCTACCACACGCCGAACATCGACCGCATAGCCAACGAGGGCATCGCCTTCACCGACTACTACGGACAGCAGAGCTGCACGGCGGGACGGGCTGCGTTCATCACGGGGCAGAATCCGATCCGTACGGGACTGACGAAGGTCGGCATGCCCGGGGCCGACGTCGGCTTGCAAGCCGAAGACCCGACCATCGCCGAGATGCTCAAGCCGCTTGGCTACGCGACCGGCCAGTTCGGCAAGAACCACCTAGGCGACAAGAATGCGTACCTGCCGACCGCGCATGGGTTCGACGAGTTCTTCGGCAACCTCTATCACCTGAACGCAGAAGAGGAGCCGGAACTTCCGGACTATCCCACGGACCCGTCCTTCAGGGAACGCTTCGGACCACGAGGCGTCATGCACAGCTGGGCGACCGATACCGAAGACCCGACCGACGATCCACGATGGGGCAAGGTCGGCAAGCAGAAGATCGAGAACACGGGTCCGCTCACGATCGAGCGCATGGGAACCGTCGACGACGAGATCACCGAAGCCGCGTTGGGATGGATCGACAAGACACACCAGGAAGGGAAGCCGTTCTTTCTCTGGTACAACACGACGGCCATGCACTTTCGCACCCATATCACCGAAAAGACGCGGGGAAAGAGCGACGGACAAGGCGATTATGCCGACCGGATGGTCGAGCACGACGAGAACATCGGCAAGATGCTCGACAAGCTCGACGAACTCGGCATTGCCGAAGAGACCATCGTCATCTATACCACCGACAACGGGCCGCACTACAACAGCTGGCCCGACGGCGGAATCACCCCATTCGCGCACGAGAAGGACACAAACTGGGAAGGCGCGTGGCGCGTGCCCGCGTTTGTGCGTTGGCCTGCAAAGCTCGAGGCGGGCACTGTGCTCAACGGCATTGTCACCCACCAGGACTGGGCGGTGACGCTCCTCGCTGCCGCCGGAGTGCCCGATATCAAGGACAAGCTCCTCCACGGCTACGAGATGGACAGCAAGACTTTCAAGGTCCACCTCGACGGATGGAACATGCTCCCGTACTTCATGGGAGACGTCGCTGACAGCCCGCGTCCGTTCTTCTTCTACTTCAGCGACGACGGAGACGTCATCGCAGTCCGCTTCGGGGACTGGAAGATGACGTTGAGGGAGCAGCGTGCCAAGCAGCTGAGCTGCTGGATCGAGCCGTTCGTACCGTTGCGCATCCCGCACATTTTCAACCTTCGGCGCGACCCCTTTGAACGCGCACTCGAGAACTCGAACACCTACTACGACTGGATGCTCTCCCACGCCTTCCTGCTCTACGAGATGCAGGCGATCGTGGCCGGGCAAGCTCAGGAGTTCACCGAGTTCCCGCCGCGCCAGAGGCCAGCTTCGTTCAATTTGGACGCGGTGATGGCACAGGTCACGACGGCATTGACCGAGCACCACTAG
- a CDS encoding VOC family protein, which produces MAVDGILHLSLPVRDLAEARAFYVDVLGCRPGRRRERWADVWFFGMQLTLQDQPDAVVPESERGARHFGVTLRRDQLDALVRRLRAHPVRWVREPTTDYAGTSQEQTKAMILDPSGNAIELKAYVDAPAALETPAAAWRPGRSP; this is translated from the coding sequence GTGGCCGTCGACGGGATCCTGCACCTGTCGCTCCCGGTCCGCGACCTCGCCGAGGCGCGTGCCTTCTACGTCGACGTGCTCGGCTGCCGGCCCGGCCGACGCCGCGAGCGCTGGGCCGACGTGTGGTTCTTCGGGATGCAGCTCACGCTCCAGGACCAGCCGGACGCGGTCGTGCCCGAGTCGGAGCGCGGCGCTCGCCACTTCGGGGTGACGCTGCGCCGCGACCAGCTCGACGCCCTCGTGCGGCGCCTGCGCGCCCACCCCGTGCGATGGGTGCGCGAGCCGACGACCGACTACGCCGGCACGTCGCAGGAGCAGACGAAGGCGATGATCCTCGACCCGAGCGGCAACGCGATCGAGCTGAAGGCGTACGTCGACGCGCCGGCCGCGCTCGAGACGCCGGCGGCGGCGTGGCGCCCCGGTCGGAGCCCGTGA
- a CDS encoding sensor domain-containing diguanylate cyclase encodes MDGPPLFDEAALEVGWEALLEQQPTALIAAIGADGIFVPIPDSLTRNGHGTLPGRSAMDFVVPEDWERIIEAWERTRTTGAGRAVVRLAAAPHERVVVHYFDARHRHGVYLGVLIGPSARETLAAGVEVDASPPRLARARKNEAAVFVDVDEALSQILGWAADDLVGRRSLELIHPDDQERAIRAWMAMLAAGDNGPRVRLRHRRSDGSWVWLEVTNHNFLDDPSRAFVAAEMIDVSDEVGAQEALRQREELFRRLAEALPSGLVQIDRDGAVVYTNARLEEILGQPPSDAVDAQFGAVVRDDWAAFRAAIAAAVGDGADADLEVQVQRHGDQSLRRCLARVRALTDEGAVTGAIVSLEDVTESAQLQAELERRATIDMLTRCLNRATVMSSLEATLAQGDDGYTAVIFVDLDNFKAVNDRHGHAVGDELLIVVGERLTRAVRHGDFVGRLGGDEFLVVCPDVAGADEAKTITDRIAAAVQGQLRIGGSPIELRASVGVAYAGRREATADALVSAADAAMYAAKRDRRSAH; translated from the coding sequence ATGGACGGGCCGCCCCTGTTCGACGAGGCCGCCCTCGAGGTCGGCTGGGAAGCCCTGCTCGAGCAGCAGCCCACGGCGCTCATCGCCGCCATCGGCGCCGACGGGATCTTCGTCCCGATCCCCGATTCCTTGACCCGCAACGGCCACGGGACGCTCCCCGGCCGCTCGGCGATGGACTTCGTCGTCCCCGAGGACTGGGAGCGCATCATCGAGGCGTGGGAGCGGACGCGGACGACGGGCGCGGGCCGAGCGGTCGTGCGACTGGCCGCAGCTCCACACGAGCGAGTCGTCGTCCACTACTTCGACGCTCGGCATCGCCACGGCGTGTACCTCGGCGTCCTCATCGGGCCGAGCGCCCGTGAGACCCTCGCCGCGGGCGTCGAGGTCGACGCGTCGCCGCCTCGGCTGGCGCGGGCACGGAAGAACGAGGCGGCCGTGTTCGTCGACGTCGACGAGGCCCTGAGCCAGATCCTGGGTTGGGCGGCCGACGACCTCGTCGGCCGCAGGTCGCTGGAGCTGATCCACCCCGACGACCAGGAGCGTGCGATTCGGGCCTGGATGGCGATGCTGGCCGCGGGCGACAACGGGCCGCGGGTCCGGCTTCGCCATCGTCGGTCGGACGGGTCGTGGGTGTGGCTGGAGGTCACGAACCACAACTTCCTCGACGACCCGAGCCGGGCCTTCGTCGCCGCGGAGATGATCGACGTGTCCGACGAGGTCGGGGCCCAGGAGGCGCTGCGCCAGCGCGAGGAGCTGTTCCGACGCCTCGCGGAGGCGCTCCCGAGCGGGCTGGTTCAAATCGACCGCGACGGCGCGGTCGTGTACACCAACGCCCGGCTTGAGGAGATCCTGGGCCAGCCCCCTTCGGACGCGGTCGACGCGCAGTTCGGCGCCGTCGTTCGCGACGACTGGGCCGCCTTCCGCGCCGCGATCGCGGCCGCCGTCGGCGACGGCGCCGACGCTGATCTCGAGGTCCAGGTCCAGCGCCACGGCGACCAGAGCCTCCGCCGGTGCCTGGCCCGCGTGCGTGCCCTCACCGACGAGGGGGCGGTGACGGGAGCGATCGTCTCGCTCGAGGACGTGACCGAGAGCGCCCAGCTGCAAGCCGAGCTCGAACGACGAGCGACGATCGACATGCTCACGCGGTGTCTGAACCGAGCGACGGTGATGAGCTCGCTCGAGGCGACGCTCGCCCAGGGCGACGACGGCTACACGGCCGTGATCTTCGTGGACCTCGACAACTTCAAGGCCGTGAACGACCGGCACGGGCACGCGGTGGGCGACGAGCTGCTCATCGTCGTGGGGGAGCGTCTGACCCGGGCGGTTCGGCACGGCGACTTCGTCGGCCGGCTCGGCGGCGACGAGTTCCTCGTCGTGTGCCCTGACGTGGCCGGGGCCGACGAGGCCAAGACGATCACGGATCGCATCGCGGCGGCGGTCCAGGGTCAGCTCCGGATCGGGGGTTCGCCGATCGAGCTCCGCGCCAGCGTCGGCGTGGCGTACGCGGGGCGGCGTGAGGCCACGGCCGACGCGCTCGTCTCGGCGGCCGACGCGGCGATGTACGCGGCCAAGCGCGACCGTCGCTCGGCGCACTGA
- a CDS encoding nitroreductase family protein: MTDFFDVVRSQRACRAFAPAPVDDATLARILDAATYAPSAENRQPWVFVVVRDAALRGHVHDLTQRAWEDGGRDFATRRLTSGLLADVEHGIAGGGYRAAPVLVVVAADTDRCHPATVPASIFPAVQNLCLAAQALGLGSALTTLTTTFAVELGALLELPAPVVAQAVVPVGHPARRLGPPRREPFAAHAFRDRFGVPW, from the coding sequence GTGACCGACTTCTTCGACGTCGTCCGCTCGCAGCGCGCCTGCCGCGCCTTCGCGCCAGCGCCGGTCGACGACGCCACGCTGGCTCGAATCCTCGACGCGGCCACCTACGCGCCCAGCGCCGAGAACCGCCAGCCGTGGGTCTTCGTCGTCGTGCGCGACGCGGCGCTGCGGGGGCACGTGCACGACCTGACCCAGCGGGCCTGGGAGGACGGCGGCCGGGACTTCGCCACCCGCCGGCTGACGTCGGGGCTCCTCGCCGACGTCGAGCACGGGATCGCGGGGGGCGGCTACCGGGCGGCCCCGGTGCTCGTCGTGGTCGCCGCCGACACCGATCGGTGCCACCCGGCCACCGTCCCGGCCTCGATCTTCCCCGCGGTCCAGAACCTGTGCCTGGCCGCGCAGGCGCTCGGGCTGGGGTCGGCGCTGACCACCCTCACCACCACCTTCGCGGTCGAGCTCGGCGCCCTCCTCGAGCTCCCGGCCCCCGTGGTGGCCCAAGCCGTCGTCCCGGTCGGCCACCCCGCCCGACGCCTCGGGCCGCCACGACGCGAGCCGTTCGCGGCGCACGCGTTCCGAGACCGCTTCGGCGTGCCGTGGTGA
- a CDS encoding aldehyde dehydrogenase family protein produces the protein MTTATSTRARLDLPDTVARLRATFESGRTRPLRWRRDQLEALRAMLVEREADLLAALKADLGKPPTEAWATDVGFVISEITHALRHLRAWSRPERVWAPMVTRPASARIVREPVGVALVIAPWNYPVQLLLSPLVGALAAGNCVVGKPSEVAPATAAALAELLPKYLDTDAVAVVEGGVAETQALLAQRFDYIFYTGNGRVGRIVMEAAARHLTPVTLELGGKSPVIVDDDTDLAVAARRVAWGKYLNAGQTCIAPDYALVVKGREDQFVEHVRRAIFDFYGADPKASPDYGRIVNDQHLRRLAGLLEGGQPTVGGGVDEADRYVAPTVLQRVREDAPVLQDEIFGPILPVVPVDDVDAAVAYVNAHEKPLALYLFTRSHATRDRVLEQTTSGGVAVNATMYQVAVPGLPFGGVGPSGMGAYHGKASFDTFSHAKSVLRKPGKPDPALAYPPYTATKDRLIRRFL, from the coding sequence ATGACCACCGCCACCAGCACGCGCGCCCGGCTCGACCTACCCGACACCGTGGCCCGGCTGCGGGCCACCTTCGAGTCGGGACGGACCCGACCGCTCCGCTGGCGCCGCGACCAGCTCGAGGCCCTGCGGGCCATGCTCGTCGAGCGCGAGGCCGACCTGCTCGCGGCGCTGAAGGCGGACCTCGGGAAGCCCCCGACCGAGGCGTGGGCCACCGACGTGGGGTTCGTGATCAGCGAGATCACCCACGCCCTGCGACACCTCCGAGCGTGGTCCCGTCCGGAGCGGGTCTGGGCCCCGATGGTCACCCGACCGGCGTCGGCCCGCATCGTTCGCGAGCCGGTCGGCGTGGCGCTCGTGATCGCACCCTGGAACTACCCGGTCCAGCTGCTGCTCTCGCCGCTCGTCGGCGCCCTCGCGGCCGGGAACTGCGTGGTCGGCAAGCCCTCCGAGGTCGCCCCGGCCACCGCCGCCGCGCTGGCGGAGCTGCTCCCGAAGTACCTCGACACCGACGCCGTCGCCGTCGTCGAAGGTGGCGTCGCCGAGACCCAGGCGCTCCTCGCGCAGCGATTCGACTACATCTTCTATACGGGCAACGGTCGTGTGGGGCGGATCGTCATGGAGGCGGCCGCCCGGCACCTCACGCCGGTGACCCTCGAACTCGGCGGCAAGAGCCCAGTCATCGTCGACGACGACACCGATCTCGCCGTCGCGGCGCGTCGCGTCGCGTGGGGCAAGTACCTCAACGCGGGACAGACCTGCATCGCGCCCGACTACGCGCTGGTCGTCAAGGGCCGCGAGGACCAGTTCGTCGAGCACGTGCGTCGCGCCATCTTCGACTTCTACGGTGCCGACCCGAAGGCGAGCCCGGACTACGGGCGCATCGTGAACGACCAGCACCTGCGCCGGCTGGCCGGTCTCCTCGAAGGTGGCCAGCCGACCGTCGGCGGCGGCGTGGACGAGGCGGATCGCTACGTCGCCCCCACAGTCCTGCAGCGAGTCCGCGAGGACGCGCCGGTGCTCCAAGACGAGATCTTCGGCCCGATCCTCCCCGTGGTGCCCGTCGACGACGTGGATGCGGCCGTCGCCTACGTGAACGCGCACGAGAAGCCTCTGGCGCTCTACCTCTTCACCCGCTCGCACGCCACGCGGGACCGGGTGCTCGAGCAGACGACGTCTGGCGGCGTGGCGGTGAACGCCACCATGTACCAGGTCGCGGTCCCGGGGCTGCCGTTCGGGGGCGTCGGGCCGAGCGGCATGGGCGCGTACCACGGCAAGGCCAGCTTCGACACCTTCAGCCACGCCAAGAGCGTGCTCCGCAAGCCGGGGAAGCCCGACCCCGCGCTGGCCTATCCGCCGTACACGGCCACGAAGGACCGGCTGATCCGTCGGTTCCTGTAG
- a CDS encoding VOC family protein produces MRVRGLDHVVLNCQDVDRSLHWYVEELGLQPVRVDEWRAGTAPFPSVRVDDATIIDLLAADRSGVNVDHLCLVLEPTDLGVLAASGRFDVVGDGPVGGLFGARGYATSLYVRDPDDNTIELRAYD; encoded by the coding sequence GTGCGCGTCCGCGGGCTCGACCACGTGGTCCTGAACTGCCAGGACGTCGATCGGTCGCTCCACTGGTACGTCGAGGAGCTCGGGCTCCAGCCCGTTCGCGTCGACGAGTGGCGGGCCGGCACCGCCCCGTTCCCGTCGGTGCGCGTCGACGACGCCACGATCATCGACCTCCTCGCCGCCGATCGCTCCGGCGTGAACGTGGACCACCTCTGCCTGGTCCTCGAGCCCACGGACCTCGGCGTGCTCGCCGCCTCGGGACGCTTCGACGTGGTCGGCGACGGGCCCGTCGGCGGGCTGTTCGGCGCCCGCGGGTACGCCACGAGCCTCTACGTCCGCGACCCCGACGACAACACGATCGAGCTGCGCGCCTACGACTGA
- a CDS encoding VOC family protein: MGQPVVHFEVIGTDAEKLRSFYADLFDWKINADNPMNYGLVDRESNVNADGVGIGGGIGAGPEGYAGHTTFYVEVPDVEAALKRAESLGGTRMMGPETVMDQLVIGQFGDPEGHVVGVVHYLS; encoded by the coding sequence ATGGGCCAGCCCGTCGTCCACTTCGAGGTCATCGGGACCGACGCCGAGAAGCTGCGGTCGTTCTACGCCGACCTCTTTGACTGGAAGATCAACGCCGACAACCCGATGAACTACGGGCTCGTCGACCGCGAGAGCAACGTCAACGCCGACGGCGTCGGGATCGGCGGCGGCATCGGGGCCGGACCCGAGGGGTATGCGGGGCACACCACCTTCTACGTCGAGGTGCCCGACGTCGAGGCCGCGCTGAAGCGGGCCGAGAGCCTCGGCGGCACTCGGATGATGGGCCCGGAGACCGTCATGGACCAGCTCGTGATCGGCCAGTTCGGCGACCCCGAGGGCCACGTCGTCGGGGTCGTCCACTACCTGTCGTAG
- a CDS encoding DinB family protein, translating into MSIADGPWTRPEPGFVCPECGFAYDDCAPAASAATVRALPPRYRVPMERSLPGEDLERLLRSRPAPGRWSALEYACHVRDSFALYEARIRVTLAEDRPSFPRMNRDQRAVDQAYNRQDPSVVGDELAARAAALAAELEAVPADGWSRIGVREDLDMSVDWMARNVVHEGQHHLLDIGRALRAARRDGRTA; encoded by the coding sequence ATGAGCATCGCCGACGGCCCGTGGACCCGGCCCGAGCCGGGCTTCGTCTGTCCCGAGTGCGGGTTCGCCTACGACGACTGCGCCCCGGCCGCCAGCGCGGCGACGGTTCGAGCCCTCCCACCGCGGTACCGCGTCCCGATGGAGCGCTCCCTGCCCGGCGAGGACCTGGAGCGGCTGCTCCGGTCGAGGCCGGCCCCGGGGCGCTGGTCCGCCCTCGAGTACGCGTGCCACGTGCGCGACTCGTTCGCGCTCTACGAAGCCCGCATCCGCGTCACGCTGGCCGAGGACCGGCCGTCGTTTCCGAGGATGAACCGGGACCAGCGGGCGGTCGACCAGGCGTACAACCGCCAGGACCCCAGCGTCGTCGGGGACGAGCTCGCCGCCCGCGCCGCCGCGCTCGCCGCCGAGCTCGAGGCGGTCCCCGCCGACGGCTGGTCGCGGATCGGCGTGCGCGAGGACCTCGACATGAGCGTCGACTGGATGGCTCGCAACGTCGTGCACGAGGGCCAGCATCACCTGCTCGACATCGGGCGGGCCCTGCGGGCGGCGCGCCGCGACGGCCGGACCGCGTAG
- a CDS encoding AMP-binding protein, producing the protein MPAANAAALLRGNAADPDRAHRPAVKFGDQVWSHAEVLDESRRFAELLRGRLDPGSPAHVGVLLDNTPDYLFTLGAAALIGATVVGLNHTRRGEHLLRDLTHTHCGLVITEPRHVTLLEPIADRLPAVLTSRRFADDDDPPARLGEDLAAALPDAPDEDPGLEPDPDTRWALIFTSGTSDAPKAVICTQRRFLVTGTRMTIIMDLSAEDVGYVCMPLFHSNALMVGWAPSIVCGASVGLARRFSASRWLADVRRYGATYFNYTGKPLAYLLATPERPDDADNPLRVAFGNEGAPEIVDTFARRFGVDVIDAYGATEGGVAVNREVEARAGALGQVAEHVKVVDDDGRELAVARFGPDGTLLNADACVGEIVNTAGAGPFEGYYNNADANERTLRFGWYWTGDLGYLDEDRYLYFAGRNADWLRVDGENFPAQPVESAIARYPSVVLAAVYGVPDDQAGDQVMTGLVVAPGAAFDPDAFAAWLDAQGAVGPKWRPRYVRVLRDPPTTGTNKIVKRALVHQKWRHDRVGDDPVFVRGRHDATYRAFTAADEQELHRSFVQHGRARFWDL; encoded by the coding sequence ATGCCCGCGGCAAACGCGGCCGCGCTGCTGCGTGGGAACGCCGCCGACCCCGACCGGGCGCACCGGCCGGCGGTGAAGTTCGGGGACCAGGTCTGGAGCCACGCCGAGGTCCTCGACGAGTCCCGGCGCTTCGCCGAGCTGCTGCGCGGCCGGCTCGACCCCGGGTCGCCCGCGCACGTCGGCGTCCTCCTCGACAACACGCCCGACTACCTCTTCACCCTCGGCGCCGCCGCCCTCATCGGGGCCACGGTCGTCGGCCTCAACCACACCCGCCGCGGCGAGCACCTGCTGCGCGACCTCACCCACACGCACTGCGGGCTCGTGATCACCGAGCCCCGTCACGTCACGCTGCTCGAGCCGATCGCCGACCGGCTGCCGGCGGTGCTGACGAGCCGCCGGTTCGCCGACGACGACGACCCACCCGCCCGGCTCGGTGAGGACCTCGCGGCGGCCCTCCCCGACGCCCCCGACGAGGACCCGGGTCTCGAGCCCGATCCCGACACCCGGTGGGCGCTCATCTTCACCTCGGGCACCTCCGACGCCCCGAAGGCGGTGATCTGCACGCAGCGGCGCTTCCTCGTGACCGGCACGCGCATGACGATCATCATGGACCTCAGCGCCGAGGACGTCGGCTACGTCTGCATGCCGCTGTTCCACTCCAACGCGCTGATGGTCGGCTGGGCCCCATCGATCGTGTGCGGCGCGTCCGTCGGCCTGGCCCGGCGCTTCAGCGCCTCCCGGTGGCTCGCCGACGTGCGCCGATACGGCGCCACGTACTTCAACTACACCGGGAAGCCCCTCGCCTACCTCCTGGCCACACCCGAGCGGCCCGACGACGCCGACAATCCCCTGCGGGTCGCGTTCGGGAACGAGGGGGCGCCGGAGATCGTCGACACGTTCGCCCGGCGCTTCGGCGTCGACGTCATCGACGCCTACGGGGCGACCGAGGGCGGGGTCGCGGTGAACCGGGAGGTCGAAGCGCGGGCGGGCGCCCTCGGGCAGGTCGCCGAGCACGTCAAGGTCGTCGACGACGACGGCCGCGAGCTGGCGGTTGCCCGGTTCGGCCCCGACGGGACGCTGCTGAACGCCGACGCGTGCGTGGGCGAGATCGTCAACACCGCCGGCGCCGGGCCCTTCGAGGGCTACTACAACAACGCGGACGCCAACGAGCGCACGCTCCGGTTCGGCTGGTACTGGACCGGTGACCTCGGCTACCTCGACGAGGACCGCTACCTCTACTTCGCGGGGCGCAACGCCGACTGGCTCCGCGTCGACGGCGAGAACTTCCCGGCCCAGCCCGTCGAGTCGGCGATCGCGCGCTACCCGTCGGTGGTGCTCGCGGCCGTCTACGGGGTGCCCGACGACCAGGCCGGCGACCAGGTCATGACTGGGCTCGTCGTCGCGCCGGGCGCCGCCTTCGACCCCGACGCCTTCGCGGCGTGGCTCGACGCCCAGGGCGCGGTCGGGCCGAAGTGGCGGCCGCGGTACGTGCGGGTGCTGCGGGACCCGCCCACGACGGGCACGAACAAGATCGTGAAGCGCGCCCTCGTGCACCAGAAGTGGCGCCACGACCGCGTCGGGGACGACCCCGTCTTCGTTCGCGGCCGCCACGACGCGACCTATCGCGCCTTCACCGCCGCCGACGAACAGGAGCTCCACCGGTCCTTCGTCCAGCACGGCCGGGCCCGCTTCTGGGACCTGTGA